The following proteins are co-located in the Vigna angularis cultivar LongXiaoDou No.4 chromosome 2, ASM1680809v1, whole genome shotgun sequence genome:
- the LOC108328186 gene encoding plant cysteine oxidase 2 isoform X2 — translation MEGSLVDNGGERVGRGNKVGYVRKGIGKKRKQLLRRVRRSDMTVSNTLQQLFHSCTEAFKGPATVPSPQDVQRLRQILDNMKPEDVGLNKDLQFFKPGNAVRENQRVTYTTVYKCDKFSLCIFFIPEGGIIPLHNHPDMTVFSKLLLGLMHIKSYDWIDPELSNDNLMQQPSQLRMAKLKADKVFTSSCDTSVLYPTTGGNIHEFKAITPCAVLDVIGPPYSKEDGRDCSYYKDHPCTVFPKERIGEGKEEKDKDSYAWLEEIEMPENSEMDGIEYLGPTPF, via the exons ATGGAAGGAAGTTTGGTGGATAATGGTGGAGAGAGAGTTGGACGTGGAAACAAGGTTGGTTATGTGAGAAAAGGCATTGGCAAAAAAAGGAAACAGCTTCTTCGCAGGGTTAGGAGGTCAGACATGACTGTTTCAAACACACTTCAGCAGCTCTTTCATTCATGCACAGAAGCTTTCAAAGGTCCTGCCACTGTTCCTTCTCCACAAGATGTTCAGAGATTGCGTCAGATACTTG ATAACATGAAACCAGAAGATGTTGGGCTAAATAAAGATCTGCAGTTCTTCAAGCCTGGAAATGCAGTGAGAGAGAATCAAAGGGTCACTTACACAACCGTGTACAAGTGTGACAAATTCTCA CTCTGCATCTTTTTCATACCTGAAGGAGGAATCATCCCTCTCCATAACCATCCAGACATGACTGTTTTCAGCAAGCTTCTGTTAGGACTAATGCACATCAAGTCCTACGATTGGATTGACCCAGAGCTCTCTAATGACAACCTCATGCAACAACCATCTCAAT tgagAATGGCGAAGTTGAAAGCTGATAAGGTGTTCACATCATCTTGTGACACTTCTGTGCTGTATCCAACCACAGGAGGTAACATCCATGAATTCAAAGCCATAACCCCTTGTGCTGTTCTTGATGTCATTGGCCCTCCTTATTCCAAAGAAGATGGCCGTGACTGTTCCTACTACAAAGATCATCCTTGTACTGTTTTCCCAA AAGAAAGGATTGGTGAggggaaagaagaaaaggacaAGGATAGTTACGCATGGTTGGAAGAAATTGAAATGCCAGAGAACTCAGAAATGGATGGCATAGAGTACCTGGGTCCAACACCATTTTAG
- the LOC108328186 gene encoding plant cysteine oxidase 2 isoform X1 gives MEGSLVDNGGERVGRGNKVGYVRKGIGKKRKQLLRRVRRSDMTVSNTLQQLFHSCTEAFKGPATVPSPQDVQRLRQILDNMKPEDVGLNKDLQFFKPGNAVRENQRVTYTTVYKCDKFSLCIFFIPEGGIIPLHNHPDMTVFSKLLLGLMHIKSYDWIDPELSNDNLMQQPSQLRMAKLKADKVFTSSCDTSVLYPTTGGNIHEFKAITPCAVLDVIGPPYSKEDGRDCSYYKDHPCTVFPSEYLFPNTFILFQGMTKLHSFFMLFSHYNWISSCIEDQYKLTRRNPVVMRCYISVL, from the exons ATGGAAGGAAGTTTGGTGGATAATGGTGGAGAGAGAGTTGGACGTGGAAACAAGGTTGGTTATGTGAGAAAAGGCATTGGCAAAAAAAGGAAACAGCTTCTTCGCAGGGTTAGGAGGTCAGACATGACTGTTTCAAACACACTTCAGCAGCTCTTTCATTCATGCACAGAAGCTTTCAAAGGTCCTGCCACTGTTCCTTCTCCACAAGATGTTCAGAGATTGCGTCAGATACTTG ATAACATGAAACCAGAAGATGTTGGGCTAAATAAAGATCTGCAGTTCTTCAAGCCTGGAAATGCAGTGAGAGAGAATCAAAGGGTCACTTACACAACCGTGTACAAGTGTGACAAATTCTCA CTCTGCATCTTTTTCATACCTGAAGGAGGAATCATCCCTCTCCATAACCATCCAGACATGACTGTTTTCAGCAAGCTTCTGTTAGGACTAATGCACATCAAGTCCTACGATTGGATTGACCCAGAGCTCTCTAATGACAACCTCATGCAACAACCATCTCAAT tgagAATGGCGAAGTTGAAAGCTGATAAGGTGTTCACATCATCTTGTGACACTTCTGTGCTGTATCCAACCACAGGAGGTAACATCCATGAATTCAAAGCCATAACCCCTTGTGCTGTTCTTGATGTCATTGGCCCTCCTTATTCCAAAGAAGATGGCCGTGACTGTTCCTACTACAAAGATCATCCTTGTACTGTTTTCCCAAGTGAGTATCTCTTTCCAAACACATTTATATTGTTTCAAGGAATGACAAAACTACATagttttttcatgttattttctCATTATAATTGGATTTCTTCTTGCATTGAAGATCAATACAAGTTAACCAGAAGAAACCCAGTTGTAATGAGATGTTACATCAGTGTGCTTTGA